A single window of Rhizobium indicum DNA harbors:
- a CDS encoding NAD(P)H-dependent glycerol-3-phosphate dehydrogenase, translating into MSENIAVVGSGAFGTALAAVIALAGRSAVKLVGRDPSLIADLKAERLHDAVLPGILLPDTLEFSAEADAITGASIVLFAMPSQAQADAARQYGPYLSKDAVVVTCAKGIERATGNLLTDMLERELTDHSVAVLSGPGFAADIAKGLPTAMAIAAADMEIAERLAQAISGRTFRLYASNDRIGVQLGGALKNVLAIACGIVEGRGIGDSARAALIARGLAEMSRFVVAKGGQADTVRGLSGLGDLVLTATSHQSRNLRFGIALGRGEKTDPLQGALVEGAFAASVASRLAAELKVSMPITDAISAIIDGKLDISEAIEQLMTRPITTE; encoded by the coding sequence ATGAGCGAAAACATCGCCGTCGTTGGATCGGGGGCTTTCGGCACGGCGCTTGCCGCGGTCATCGCGCTTGCCGGCCGCAGCGCCGTAAAACTCGTCGGGCGCGATCCGTCCCTGATTGCCGATCTGAAGGCCGAACGGCTGCATGATGCGGTGCTGCCCGGCATTCTCCTGCCCGATACGCTGGAATTTTCCGCCGAGGCGGATGCGATCACTGGTGCCTCCATCGTGCTGTTTGCAATGCCGTCGCAGGCCCAGGCCGATGCGGCGCGGCAATACGGACCTTATCTTTCCAAGGATGCTGTCGTCGTCACCTGTGCTAAGGGTATCGAACGGGCGACCGGCAATCTTCTGACCGACATGCTGGAACGGGAACTGACGGACCATTCCGTCGCCGTGCTCTCCGGTCCGGGTTTTGCCGCTGATATCGCCAAGGGCCTGCCGACGGCGATGGCGATTGCTGCAGCCGACATGGAAATTGCGGAGCGGCTCGCTCAGGCGATTTCCGGGCGGACCTTCCGGCTCTACGCTTCCAACGACCGGATCGGCGTGCAGCTCGGCGGCGCGCTGAAGAATGTGCTGGCGATCGCCTGCGGCATCGTCGAAGGCCGTGGCATCGGCGATTCCGCGCGCGCGGCGCTGATTGCGCGCGGGCTTGCGGAAATGTCGCGTTTCGTCGTCGCCAAGGGCGGCCAGGCGGACACGGTGCGCGGGCTTTCCGGCCTCGGCGATCTGGTGCTGACGGCAACGAGCCATCAATCGCGAAACCTGCGCTTCGGCATCGCGCTCGGGCGCGGCGAAAAGACCGACCCCCTGCAGGGTGCGCTGGTGGAAGGCGCGTTTGCCGCCTCCGTCGCCTCGCGGCTTGCGGCGGAATTGAAGGTCAGCATGCCGATCACCGATGCCATTTCCGCCATCATCGACGGCAAGCTCGATATATCAGAGGCGATAGAGCAGCTGATGACGCGTCCGATCACCACCGAATAG
- the tsaD gene encoding tRNA (adenosine(37)-N6)-threonylcarbamoyltransferase complex transferase subunit TsaD translates to MVPFLRILGIETSCDETAAAVVERDAEGHSNVLSDVVLSQLDEHSAYGGVVPEIAARAHVEALAELIEEALKRANVSLDDVDAIAATSGPGLIGGLLVGLMTGKAIARAAGKPLYAINHLEGHALTARLTDGLSFPYLMLLVSGGHTQLILVRGVGQYERWGTTIDDALGEAFDKTAKLLGLPYPGGPAVERMAQAGNPDRFDFPRPLVGEARLDFSFSGLKTAVRQAAQDIAPLSDQDVADICASFQKAVSRTLKDRIGRGLQRFKTEFPATFPATGEKPALVVAGGVAANLELRGTLQALCDKNGFRFVAPPLRLCTDNAVMIAWAGLERMATGAAPDALDVQPRSRWPLDSNAETLIGFGKRGAKA, encoded by the coding sequence ATGGTTCCCTTTCTGCGCATCCTTGGCATCGAAACGAGCTGCGACGAGACCGCCGCCGCGGTCGTCGAGCGCGATGCGGAGGGGCATTCCAACGTGCTGTCGGACGTGGTGCTTTCCCAGCTCGACGAACATAGCGCCTATGGCGGCGTGGTGCCAGAGATTGCCGCACGCGCCCATGTCGAAGCGCTGGCCGAGCTGATCGAGGAAGCGCTGAAGCGCGCCAATGTGTCGCTCGATGATGTCGACGCCATCGCCGCCACGTCGGGGCCGGGGCTGATCGGCGGGCTGCTGGTGGGGTTGATGACCGGGAAGGCGATCGCCAGAGCCGCCGGCAAGCCGCTCTATGCGATCAACCATCTCGAGGGCCATGCGTTGACGGCGCGGCTGACGGACGGGCTGTCCTTTCCCTATCTGATGCTGCTCGTCTCCGGCGGCCATACCCAGCTCATCCTGGTGCGTGGTGTCGGGCAATACGAACGCTGGGGCACGACGATCGACGATGCGCTCGGCGAAGCCTTCGACAAGACGGCAAAGCTGCTCGGCCTGCCCTATCCCGGCGGCCCGGCGGTGGAGCGGATGGCGCAGGCCGGCAATCCCGATCGCTTCGACTTTCCGCGGCCGCTGGTCGGCGAGGCAAGGCTCGACTTTTCCTTCTCCGGCCTGAAGACGGCGGTGCGGCAGGCGGCGCAGGATATCGCGCCGCTTAGCGATCAGGACGTCGCGGATATCTGCGCCTCGTTCCAGAAGGCGGTTTCGCGGACGCTGAAGGACCGTATCGGCCGTGGCCTGCAGCGATTCAAGACGGAATTTCCAGCGACATTCCCAGCGACTGGCGAAAAGCCGGCGCTCGTCGTTGCCGGCGGTGTCGCCGCCAATCTCGAACTGCGCGGCACGCTGCAGGCGCTGTGCGACAAGAATGGCTTCCGCTTCGTCGCGCCGCCGCTCAGGCTCTGCACCGACAATGCCGTGATGATCGCCTGGGCGGGACTGGAGCGGATGGCGACCGGCGCCGCACCGGATGCGCTCGACGTGCAGCCACGCTCGCGCTGGCCGCTCGATTCCAATGCGGAAACGCTGATCGGTTTCGGAAAACGAGGGGCCAAGGCATGA
- a CDS encoding EVE domain-containing protein, which yields MAHWLYKSEPASWSWEQQKAAGEKGTEWTGVRNYLARNNMRAMQIGDKGFFYHSNDGLEIVGIVEVCALSHPDSSAKGDPKWDCVDIRAVMDVPKPVTLKDVKASEKLAKMALVTSMRLSVQPVTEEEYLEVCRMGGLDNPPR from the coding sequence ATGGCGCATTGGCTCTATAAATCCGAACCCGCATCCTGGTCCTGGGAGCAGCAGAAGGCTGCCGGCGAAAAGGGCACAGAATGGACTGGCGTCCGCAACTATCTGGCGCGCAACAACATGCGGGCGATGCAGATCGGCGACAAAGGCTTCTTCTATCATTCCAATGACGGGCTGGAGATCGTCGGCATCGTCGAAGTCTGCGCCCTGTCGCATCCCGATTCTTCCGCCAAGGGCGATCCGAAGTGGGATTGCGTCGATATCCGCGCCGTCATGGACGTGCCGAAGCCGGTGACGCTGAAGGATGTCAAGGCGAGCGAGAAGCTCGCCAAGATGGCGCTCGTCACCTCGATGCGGCTTTCGGTGCAGCCGGTGACCGAGGAGGAATATCTCGAAGTCTGCCGCATGGGCGGACTGGACAATCCGCCGCGTTGA
- a CDS encoding YciI-like protein, which produces MLFALLCKDKPGHLNVRMDTRPTHIEYLNKLNAEGTLKIAGPFLDDDGKPCGSLIIVEAESKEAARSLADADPYAKAGLFESVDVKAYNWVFNKPEA; this is translated from the coding sequence ATGCTTTTCGCCCTTCTCTGCAAGGACAAACCGGGACATCTGAACGTGCGCATGGATACGCGTCCGACGCATATCGAATATCTGAACAAGCTGAATGCCGAGGGCACGCTGAAGATCGCCGGCCCGTTTCTCGATGACGACGGCAAGCCCTGCGGCAGCCTGATCATCGTCGAAGCGGAATCGAAAGAGGCGGCGCGTTCGCTTGCCGATGCCGATCCCTATGCCAAGGCCGGACTATTCGAAAGCGTCGACGTCAAGGCCTACAACTGGGTCTTCAACAAACCGGAGGCGTGA